From Granulicella cerasi, a single genomic window includes:
- a CDS encoding thymidine kinase, which yields MQTTPPGVLEVITGPMFSGKSEELIRRLKRARIARQRVACYKPDIDMRYHRTSIASHSQQTHDASTVRNVEDLRAVLFPILDEVEVVGIDEVQFLSPEIIPLVAELIALGKRVILGGLDMTFEAEPFGPVPVLMAMADKVTKLSAVCMTCGQPAIHTQRLSASQELVVVGAVGMYEARCRAHFTPHIDEVGSQQLELVQSK from the coding sequence ATGCAGACGACACCTCCAGGCGTGCTTGAAGTGATTACCGGCCCGATGTTCTCGGGCAAGAGCGAGGAGTTGATCCGTCGCCTGAAGCGTGCGCGCATTGCGCGGCAGCGTGTGGCTTGCTATAAGCCCGACATCGACATGCGGTACCACCGCACGTCGATCGCTTCGCACTCGCAGCAGACGCATGACGCCAGCACGGTGCGCAACGTCGAAGACCTGCGCGCGGTGCTCTTTCCCATCCTCGACGAGGTCGAAGTCGTGGGTATCGACGAGGTGCAGTTTCTCTCGCCGGAGATCATTCCGCTGGTCGCCGAGCTGATCGCGCTTGGCAAGCGCGTCATCCTCGGTGGACTCGATATGACCTTTGAAGCTGAGCCCTTCGGCCCCGTACCGGTGCTGATGGCGATGGCGGACAAGGTGACGAAGCTTTCGGCGGTCTGCATGACCTGTGGCCAGCCGGCGATCCACACGCAGCGTCTGAGCGCCTCCCAGGAGCTTGTCGTCGTGGGCGCCGTGGGCATGTACGAAGCCCGTTGCCGCGCGCACTTCACGCCGCACATTGACGAAGTGGGCAGCCAGCAGTTGGAACTTGTTCAAAGCAAGTAA
- a CDS encoding DUF2164 domain-containing protein: protein MNDAVELKDVARKDAIASLQRYFEENFDRELGDMPAGLLLNYILEEIGPAIYNSAIADAQARMQLRVADLTGELFADEFRYWPKVDAKRRTKR, encoded by the coding sequence ATGAACGACGCAGTGGAGTTGAAGGATGTGGCACGCAAGGACGCGATCGCCTCGTTGCAGCGATATTTCGAGGAGAACTTCGATCGCGAACTCGGCGACATGCCCGCCGGGCTGCTGCTGAACTACATCCTCGAGGAGATCGGCCCGGCGATCTACAACAGCGCGATCGCCGACGCGCAGGCTCGGATGCAGCTCCGCGTCGCGGACCTTACGGGCGAGCTCTTCGCCGACGAATTCCGCTACTGGCCGAAGGTCGACGCCAAGCGGCGAACTAAGCGGTAA